Part of the Prochlorococcus sp. MIT 0603 genome is shown below.
CCCTGAAGATTCGCTTTCAATCACTTCTTCTAACAAAGGAGGTACCAAAACGACTTCCGCTAAATGATCTCCTGTATCAAGACGTTGAAGCCTCACTCCAGTGGCAGCCCTGGATTGCTGAGAAACCTTATCAGCACTAGTACGAACAATCACACCTTTTTCGCTAACCAACAGCAATTCTTCCCCTTTGTCTAATACTTTTAAACCTACTAATTTATCTCGCTCACTTCTAAATTTTATTGCTCTTAGTCCCATACCAGCTCTTTTTTGTAATCGAAATTGCGTCACAGGAACTCTTTTACCCAAACCATTAGCTGATGCAACTAAGACCCAAGGCCCTTCATATTCACCCGATGAATCTATTTCTTCATCCACATTGGTATTAGCAATACGATCGGCAAGCTCCTTAGATAAAACATCCATACTTACCAATGAATCTGCTTTTCTAAGGTTCATAGATCTAACTCCCCTTGCTGTTCTACCCAAAGGCCTCAATTCACTATCATTTAAACGAAAATGAATAGTCATTCCAGTCCTCGATCCAATCAAAACGCTATCTCCACTTGAAGCTAATTTGACCCATCTTAATGAGTCTCCTTCTTCAAGATTTATAGAAATAAGTCCATTGGCTCTGATTTTACTAAAAGCTGAAACTGGCGTTCTTTTTATAAAGCCCCCAGTGGTGAGCATAAGCAAATGATTATCCTCATCAAATGAAGATACAGAAATCAATGATGTAATTGCTTCTTCACGGGGGATTGGCAAAAGTTGAACTACTGGAGTACCTTTTGCAGCTCTACTACACTGAGGGACACGATAAGCAGGAACAGAATAAGCAACTCCCTTAGCACTAAAGAGAAGCAAATTATCATGATCATTACAACTAATAAAACGTTTAACTTCTTCTTCTCCTTGACTTCTTGTTCCAGATTTACCTCTAGTTCCCCTACTAGTAGATTCAAATTCATTAACAGGCATCCTTTTTAAATAACCAGTTTCTGTAAGCAATACAACAGACCTTTCATTTGCTATTAAATCTATATCTTCAAGTCCGCTACCCAAATCAAGTATTTCAGTCCTACGCTCCTGTAAATATTTTTCTTTTATTGAAGATAATTCAACTTTAACAATATCCAAGACTCTAGTTTTATTAGACAAAATATCTTTAAAGTCGGTGATTTTACGAAGTAAATCCTCATGCTCTAGTCTTATCTTATCTGACTCTAAAGCAGTTAATCTTCTTAATTGCATCTGCAAAATAGCATCAGCCTGTATATCAGTTAATCCATGAATATCTTGAAGTTGCTTCTTTGCAATAGATGCATCAGGAGCTGATCTGATTAAAGAGATTATCTCATCAAGTTGATCTAAGGCAAGAAGTAGTCCTAACAAAAGATGGTTTCTTTCCTCTGCTTTCCTTAACAAGTAACGTGTTCTTTTCTCTATTATTTCAACCCTAAAGTCTAAAAAGACTTTAAGCATTTTTAACAATGACAAGGTTACAGGTTCACCATCAACTAGCGCAAGCATATTTGCACTAAAATTTGACTGCAAAGGTGTTAGCTTAAAAAGATTATTTAAAACAACCTGAGGATAAGAATCCCTTCTCAGTTCAACAACTACCCTCATCCCATCACGATCACTTTCGTCTCTTATATCTGAAATACCTTCAAGCTTTTTATCATTAACCATAAAGGCAATCCTTTCTATTAAAGCAGCTTTATTTGTCTGATAAGGCAATTGAGTTATTACAATCGCATCCTTATCTGGCCTGCCAGGACTTTCCAAAGTCTCTATTTCAGCGACCCCTCTCATGGTCACAGATCCTCTACCTGTTAAATATGTATCCCTTATTCCACTTCTTCCCAAGATCTGTCCACCTGTTGGGAAATCTGGTCCTGGAATAATTTTCATAAGCTCTTGATCGTTTAAATCTGGCTTAGAAATCAAAGTCATCAAACCATCAATCAACTCACCAAGGTTGTGAGGCGGTATATTTGTGGCCATTCCTACGGCGATTCCTGATGAGCCATTAAGCAATAGCTGAGGAATACGTGCAGGCAAAACAGTTGGTTCTTGCTGTGAACCATCAAAATTATCAATGAATTCAACCGTCTCAGACTCAATATCTTCAAGCAAACTATCTTGAGTTAAAGATCTTAAGCGAGATTCTGTATATCTCATTGCGGCAGGAGGATCATTATCAATTGAACCAAAATTCCCATGACCATCTACTAAGGGCATTTGCATAGAAAAATCTTGCGCCATACGAACCAAGGCGTCATAGACTGCAGTATCTCCATGGGGATGATATTTACCTAAGACTTCTCCCACGACACGTGCACATTTTCTATAAGGCCTGTCACTTGTAAGTCCTAATTCATACATTGCATAAAGAATTCGACGATGAACAGGTTTCAAACCGTCCCTTGCATCAGGCAAAGCCCTTCCAACAATTACACTCATCGCATATTCCAAATAGGAACGCGACATCTCATTTCTCAGGTCTGTCTGGATGATCCGATCTTCAAACTCGCCTGGAACACCTAAATTGGGTTCCGTAGGATCAGCCATACAAGGTACTCTTATT
Proteins encoded:
- the gyrA gene encoding DNA gyrase subunit A — its product is MADPTEPNLGVPGEFEDRIIQTDLRNEMSRSYLEYAMSVIVGRALPDARDGLKPVHRRILYAMYELGLTSDRPYRKCARVVGEVLGKYHPHGDTAVYDALVRMAQDFSMQMPLVDGHGNFGSIDNDPPAAMRYTESRLRSLTQDSLLEDIESETVEFIDNFDGSQQEPTVLPARIPQLLLNGSSGIAVGMATNIPPHNLGELIDGLMTLISKPDLNDQELMKIIPGPDFPTGGQILGRSGIRDTYLTGRGSVTMRGVAEIETLESPGRPDKDAIVITQLPYQTNKAALIERIAFMVNDKKLEGISDIRDESDRDGMRVVVELRRDSYPQVVLNNLFKLTPLQSNFSANMLALVDGEPVTLSLLKMLKVFLDFRVEIIEKRTRYLLRKAEERNHLLLGLLLALDQLDEIISLIRSAPDASIAKKQLQDIHGLTDIQADAILQMQLRRLTALESDKIRLEHEDLLRKITDFKDILSNKTRVLDIVKVELSSIKEKYLQERRTEILDLGSGLEDIDLIANERSVVLLTETGYLKRMPVNEFESTSRGTRGKSGTRSQGEEEVKRFISCNDHDNLLLFSAKGVAYSVPAYRVPQCSRAAKGTPVVQLLPIPREEAITSLISVSSFDEDNHLLMLTTGGFIKRTPVSAFSKIRANGLISINLEEGDSLRWVKLASSGDSVLIGSRTGMTIHFRLNDSELRPLGRTARGVRSMNLRKADSLVSMDVLSKELADRIANTNVDEEIDSSGEYEGPWVLVASANGLGKRVPVTQFRLQKRAGMGLRAIKFRSERDKLVGLKVLDKGEELLLVSEKGVIVRTSADKVSQQSRAATGVRLQRLDTGDHLAEVVLVPPLLEEVIESESSGSTNDVEVENITKD